One genomic window of Polyangium aurulentum includes the following:
- a CDS encoding sulfite exporter TauE/SafE family protein → MDGQTVAFILTGALVGTLSGLLGIGGALVLVPVLMFGFGFTQARAQGTSIGALVPPIGIFAAIQYYKNGLLDMRAAAFIALGFVFGALLGASAVPYVPQVWLKRAFASILVYVAVQLVFATEGKKAAVLPGMIAVGFLWIIYGVRRAIGQKPNKPKRPEPPQPETEYYI, encoded by the coding sequence ATGGATGGCCAAACGGTCGCCTTCATCTTGACGGGCGCCCTCGTGGGCACGCTCAGCGGCTTGCTCGGGATCGGAGGCGCGCTCGTCCTCGTCCCGGTGCTCATGTTCGGGTTCGGGTTCACCCAGGCGCGCGCCCAGGGGACGTCGATCGGCGCCCTGGTGCCGCCGATCGGCATCTTCGCGGCCATTCAGTATTACAAGAACGGCCTGCTCGACATGCGCGCCGCCGCGTTCATCGCGCTCGGCTTCGTCTTCGGCGCGCTGCTCGGCGCCTCGGCTGTCCCGTACGTGCCCCAGGTGTGGCTGAAGCGCGCGTTCGCCTCGATCCTGGTCTACGTCGCCGTGCAGCTCGTCTTCGCCACCGAGGGGAAGAAGGCGGCCGTGCTGCCCGGCATGATCGCCGTCGGCTTTCTGTGGATCATCTACGGCGTGCGCCGCGCCATCGGCCAGAAGCCGAACAAACCGAAGCGCCCCGAGCCGCCGCAACCCGAGACCGAGTACTACATCTAG
- a CDS encoding sensor histidine kinase, translated as MAPRRTANAPRLPPPLQALLGLSDLLARARQGAVLSEALTVVLEGLGASRGAVYTASPDGLDLVADEGLPATLRAYVTHFPATETPWFPAHRAAKTRRATVEPDAASALAIRIDPSLVQSAGWSVIAAAPIVLGREVLGVLVAASPDPLAPEAAAILETAANMLALSLARERAQEKAQDDERARAGAAADAKLARLAVLGALAAGFADELRWPLSSLGSQLEEQEKLLGNLRVRYPGVSPAIDALSRIHDEATTALRFARTAGARLLSAVEESSPEPVDLSELSQEAAALVEPTARSRGVDLLVTAMHGSDPVVIGRKAELGQLVLSLVMNGLDACASIIKPAEEGEEAQKPLVCVTVAREKGRVIMRVEDAGPGIPPDVRPRIFEPFFSTKKGAPGLGLTLARQVVESHGGGIELDRSDLGGALVRIALPAAPEGTSVPARDRATSSKRKPRVSMPGFDGIPAATVRNGWTAPPLPIERASRHPVRAPQAVGQPLVVMADADVCAPTQRVPGDFSGGNKRKPSVAETGGAASERAKASDASGSPSSAGRGDSSRRGGGVPTTDRVPEVPGAQPRSKRAAKKAAQKNSST; from the coding sequence ATGGCGCCACGCCGGACGGCGAACGCACCGAGGCTCCCTCCGCCGCTCCAGGCCCTGCTCGGCCTCTCCGACCTGCTCGCGCGAGCGCGGCAAGGAGCGGTCCTGTCCGAGGCCCTCACCGTGGTGCTCGAGGGCCTCGGCGCGAGCCGCGGCGCGGTCTACACCGCCTCGCCCGACGGGCTCGATCTCGTCGCAGACGAGGGGCTCCCCGCCACGCTGCGCGCCTACGTCACCCACTTCCCGGCCACCGAGACCCCGTGGTTCCCGGCCCACCGCGCCGCAAAGACCCGCCGCGCCACCGTCGAACCCGACGCCGCGTCCGCCCTCGCCATCCGCATCGACCCGAGCCTCGTCCAGAGCGCGGGCTGGTCCGTCATCGCGGCCGCCCCCATCGTCCTCGGTCGCGAGGTCCTCGGCGTCCTCGTCGCCGCCTCCCCCGACCCCCTCGCGCCCGAAGCCGCCGCGATCCTCGAGACCGCCGCCAACATGCTGGCCCTCTCGCTCGCCCGCGAGCGCGCGCAGGAGAAGGCGCAGGACGACGAGCGCGCCCGGGCCGGCGCCGCCGCCGATGCCAAGCTCGCGCGCCTCGCCGTGCTCGGGGCCCTCGCGGCCGGCTTCGCCGACGAGCTGCGCTGGCCTCTGTCGTCGCTCGGCAGCCAGCTCGAGGAGCAAGAGAAGCTGCTCGGCAACTTGCGCGTCCGCTACCCGGGCGTCTCGCCCGCGATCGACGCGCTGTCGCGCATCCACGACGAGGCGACCACGGCGCTGCGGTTCGCGCGGACCGCGGGAGCGAGGCTCCTGTCGGCGGTCGAGGAGTCGAGCCCCGAGCCCGTGGACCTGTCGGAGCTTTCGCAGGAGGCCGCGGCCCTCGTCGAGCCGACGGCGCGAAGCCGCGGCGTGGATCTGCTCGTGACGGCCATGCACGGCTCCGATCCGGTCGTCATCGGCCGCAAGGCGGAGCTGGGGCAGCTCGTGCTGAGCCTGGTCATGAACGGCCTCGACGCGTGCGCCTCGATCATCAAGCCCGCCGAGGAGGGCGAGGAGGCGCAGAAGCCGCTCGTGTGCGTGACCGTAGCGCGCGAAAAGGGAAGGGTGATCATGCGCGTCGAGGACGCCGGCCCGGGCATCCCGCCGGACGTGCGCCCGCGCATCTTCGAGCCGTTCTTCTCCACGAAAAAGGGCGCGCCAGGCCTCGGGCTCACGCTGGCACGTCAGGTGGTGGAGAGCCACGGCGGAGGCATCGAGCTGGATCGAAGCGACCTCGGCGGCGCGCTCGTGCGCATCGCCCTACCCGCAGCACCCGAGGGAACGAGCGTACCCGCCCGCGACCGCGCGACGAGCTCGAAGCGCAAACCCCGCGTCTCGATGCCCGGGTTCGACGGAATCCCGGCCGCGACGGTGCGCAACGGATGGACCGCGCCGCCCCTGCCGATCGAGCGCGCCTCGCGCCACCCAGTACGCGCGCCGCAGGCCGTGGGGCAGCCACTCGTGGTGATGGCGGACGCGGACGTCTGCGCCCCGACGCAGCGCGTCCCCGGCGATTTCTCGGGGGGAAACAAGCGCAAGCCGAGCGTGGCAGAGACGGGCGGAGCCGCGTCGGAGAGGGCCAAGGCGAGCGACGCATCGGGCAGCCCATCGAGCGCGGGGCGCGGCGACTCGAGCCGGCGCGGCGGCGGCGTGCCGACGACGGACCGCGTGCCCGAGGTGCCGGGAGCACAGCCCCGATCGAAGCGCGCCGCGAAGAAGGCGGCGCAGAAGAATTCGTCGACGTAG